From one Streptococcus pneumoniae genomic stretch:
- the queA gene encoding tRNA preQ1(34) S-adenosylmethionine ribosyltransferase-isomerase QueA, with protein MNTADFDFDLPEELIAQTPLEQRDASRLLSVNKDTGEMDDQHFDDIIDHLNPGDALVMNNTRVLPARLYGEKPDTGGHVELLLLKNTQGDEWEVLAKPAKRLRVGSRVSFGDGRLSATIIEELEHGGRIVRFDYQGIFLEVLESLGEMPLPPYIHEKLEDRERYQTVYAKENGSAAAPTAGLHFTQDLLHKIEQKGVKLVYLTLHVGLGTFRPVSVDNLDEHEMHSEFYHLSEEAARTLREVKAAGGRIVAVGTTSIRTLETIGNKFNGDIQADSGWTNIFIKPGYEWQIVDAFSTNFHLPKSTLVMLVSAFLGRELTLATYEHAILERYRFFSFGDAMFVE; from the coding sequence ATGAATACTGCAGATTTTGACTTTGATTTACCTGAAGAGCTAATTGCTCAAACTCCTTTAGAACAACGAGATGCCTCTCGGCTCTTGAGTGTAAACAAGGACACTGGGGAAATGGATGACCAACATTTTGATGATATTATTGACCATCTAAATCCTGGAGATGCCTTGGTCATGAACAATACGCGCGTGCTGCCTGCCAGACTCTACGGCGAAAAGCCAGACACAGGTGGCCATGTGGAACTCCTGCTCTTGAAAAATACCCAAGGTGATGAGTGGGAAGTACTTGCCAAACCAGCCAAACGCTTGCGGGTAGGCAGTCGTGTTTCTTTTGGCGATGGACGCTTGAGCGCTACCATCATTGAAGAACTTGAGCATGGCGGTCGGATTGTCCGCTTTGACTACCAAGGAATTTTCCTTGAAGTCTTGGAAAGCCTAGGAGAAATGCCACTCCCTCCTTATATCCATGAAAAACTAGAAGACCGTGAACGTTACCAGACCGTCTATGCTAAGGAAAATGGCTCTGCCGCCGCACCTACTGCTGGACTCCACTTTACCCAAGACTTACTTCATAAAATCGAACAAAAAGGTGTGAAATTGGTCTATCTAACCTTACATGTCGGTCTTGGAACTTTTCGCCCAGTATCTGTGGATAACCTTGATGAACACGAGATGCATTCGGAATTCTACCACTTGTCAGAAGAAGCTGCTAGGACGCTTCGAGAAGTCAAAGCTGCAGGTGGTCGCATTGTCGCTGTCGGAACTACATCAATTCGGACCTTAGAGACTATTGGAAATAAATTTAACGGCGATATCCAAGCAGACTCAGGATGGACCAATATCTTTATCAAGCCAGGTTATGAATGGCAGATTGTCGATGCTTTTTCAACCAATTTCCATCTACCAAAATCAACGCTCGTCATGCTCGTCTCTGCCTTCTTAGGACGTGAATTGACCCTTGCTACTTATGAACACGCCATTCTTGAACGCTACCGCTTCTTCAGCTTTGGCGATGCCATGTTTGTAGAATGA
- a CDS encoding glucosamine-6-phosphate deaminase — MRIIQVENQVEGGRVAFELLKEKLASGAKTIGLATGSSPLEFYKEIRESDLDLSDLISVNLDEYMGLDGENDQSYRYFMQKNLFDEKPFKESFLPNGKAENIDEEVVRYNSLLKEHPVDFQVLGIGTNGHIGFNEPGTPFDSQVHAVELTESTIQANSRFFDKIEDVPTQAISMGIANILSAKSIVLFAYGASKAYAIAGMVDGPITEELPASSLQNHDDVVIIADKAALSGLKH; from the coding sequence ATGAGAATTATTCAGGTAGAAAATCAAGTAGAAGGCGGACGTGTAGCCTTTGAACTGCTCAAAGAAAAGTTAGCGAGTGGTGCTAAAACGATCGGTTTAGCCACAGGAAGCAGCCCGCTGGAATTTTACAAGGAAATTCGAGAGAGTGATTTAGATTTATCCGATTTAATCAGTGTCAATTTGGATGAATACATGGGATTAGATGGAGAAAATGATCAGTCGTATCGCTATTTTATGCAAAAAAATCTGTTTGATGAAAAGCCTTTTAAGGAGAGCTTTTTGCCAAATGGTAAGGCAGAAAATATTGATGAAGAAGTGGTTCGTTACAATAGTTTGCTAAAAGAGCATCCAGTAGATTTCCAAGTCTTGGGTATTGGAACCAATGGGCATATTGGATTTAACGAGCCAGGAACGCCTTTTGATAGCCAAGTTCATGCAGTTGAATTGACAGAGTCAACCATCCAGGCTAACAGCCGATTTTTTGACAAGATTGAGGATGTGCCGACGCAGGCGATTTCCATGGGGATTGCCAATATCTTGAGTGCTAAATCCATTGTCTTGTTTGCTTATGGAGCATCAAAAGCTTATGCTATTGCTGGTATGGTTGATGGTCCGATCACAGAAGAATTACCAGCAAGTAGCCTTCAAAACCATGACGATGTTGTGATTATTGCAGATAAAGCAGCCTTGAGTGGTTTGAAACATTAA
- a CDS encoding DUF1958 domain-containing protein, whose product MKKVLAFLSVLLLLLAPVSASSDELMDITRESYPNAQEINRPKSSLVLDANTGDIVWQDNIDEIRDPASMSKLMTLYLVFEAIKEGRLSLDTVITATATDQAISKIYEISNNNIVAGVDYTVSELITMTAVPSSNVTTVMLANYLSDYDADAFLDKMNAKAKELGMTNTKWFNASGAAAIAFKGYYTPYQYDNYSANQTTARDMGILGYYFIKNHPEILNFTKDAVVTVKEGTPYEETFETYNYSLPGAKYELEGVDGLKTGSSPEGAFNYIATIKRGEQRFVCVIMGVGDWSDQDGEYYRHPFGNALMEKAFKDYDYKKVFSAGDQDINGKTYKLSKDFYATVKKGAEPKVLVENDRLKVENGLETVSSTISDGEKVEPAETGLKRAAKQIITQPTNAKSWKTFLFDYKFFIIIPLLVLILILVIETAGRKKRKEDRQEGLSRREK is encoded by the coding sequence GTGAAAAAAGTCTTAGCCTTTTTATCTGTTTTGCTCTTATTGTTAGCACCTGTTAGTGCTAGTAGCGATGAGTTGATGGACATTACTCGAGAGAGTTACCCTAATGCACAGGAAATCAATCGTCCTAAGTCTTCCTTGGTCTTAGATGCGAATACAGGAGATATTGTTTGGCAGGATAATATTGACGAGATAAGAGATCCTGCAAGTATGAGTAAGCTCATGACGCTCTACTTAGTATTTGAAGCCATTAAAGAAGGACGCTTATCACTTGATACGGTCATTACGGCGACCGCGACAGACCAAGCTATCTCAAAAATTTATGAAATTTCCAACAATAATATCGTAGCTGGCGTTGATTATACGGTTTCAGAACTGATTACCATGACTGCTGTTCCATCCTCAAATGTGACAACAGTGATGTTGGCTAACTATCTATCAGATTATGATGCAGATGCCTTTTTGGACAAGATGAATGCCAAGGCTAAAGAATTAGGCATGACTAACACCAAGTGGTTTAATGCGAGTGGTGCTGCTGCCATTGCTTTCAAAGGCTACTACACCCCTTACCAATATGACAATTATTCAGCCAATCAAACCACTGCGCGTGATATGGGGATTTTAGGCTATTATTTCATCAAAAATCATCCAGAGATTTTAAACTTTACTAAAGATGCAGTGGTGACGGTTAAAGAGGGGACTCCATACGAAGAAACCTTTGAGACCTATAATTACTCTCTTCCAGGCGCTAAGTATGAGCTTGAGGGAGTAGATGGTCTGAAAACAGGGTCAAGCCCTGAGGGAGCATTTAACTATATCGCAACCATCAAGCGAGGGGAACAGCGTTTTGTCTGTGTGATTATGGGTGTTGGGGACTGGTCAGATCAAGACGGTGAGTATTACCGCCATCCTTTTGGCAATGCTTTGATGGAAAAAGCCTTTAAGGATTATGATTATAAGAAAGTCTTCTCAGCGGGCGATCAAGACATCAACGGCAAGACCTATAAATTGTCAAAAGATTTCTATGCGACTGTTAAAAAAGGAGCTGAGCCAAAGGTTCTCGTCGAAAATGATAGGCTAAAGGTTGAAAATGGTCTTGAAACAGTTTCTTCAACAATTTCAGATGGTGAAAAAGTTGAGCCAGCAGAGACAGGTCTAAAAAGAGCTGCGAAGCAAATTATCACTCAGCCTACCAATGCCAAGTCTTGGAAAACATTCTTATTTGATTATAAATTTTTCATCATTATTCCTTTACTGGTTTTAATCCTTATCTTAGTCATTGAAACTGCTGGTCGTAAAAAAAGAAAAGAGGATCGTCAAGAAGGCTTGTCTCGTCGTGAAAAATAA
- a CDS encoding MFS transporter, with the protein MFKKFQNSYFAYFLMYSFYFLSFSLFSTLISVYMLDRGFNATQVSIVVSSSFFTSMIAQPIMGILNDKIGIKKVTLYSFLLIIIGALFFMQAESLLFLSIWYSLVLMLINGVNPVMDILAAKSPYTYGKIRIWGTIGYALGSQMAGLIYRYVSPQAIFIVFILTMILSILGVLGVNPKHDPKEKLEGQKESYLGQILKNRVYFYYLLIVALYSGVANTGHTYIPSMLEHSGLSVSTATTVIALAVICESPLIFYSYLFMDKVSMKTLLYLGIGVLTLQYAVYGLELGLLSKIVLTLIAKHAANMILIMVNLKIVANLIDEKYLVTALALVQTVRSLGTIFIQNMAGNIVDQAGYSTMSFFLVAILLVSLMLSVFLKIPNNPDKKLFS; encoded by the coding sequence TTGTTTAAAAAATTTCAAAATAGCTATTTTGCTTATTTTCTAATGTATAGTTTCTATTTTTTATCATTTTCTTTATTTTCGACTCTCATATCTGTGTATATGCTCGATAGAGGATTTAATGCGACGCAGGTATCGATTGTGGTATCAAGCTCTTTTTTTACTTCCATGATAGCGCAACCCATTATGGGGATTTTAAATGACAAGATTGGGATTAAAAAAGTAACTCTGTATAGCTTTCTGCTGATCATTATTGGTGCGCTCTTTTTCATGCAGGCGGAAAGTTTACTATTTTTGAGTATTTGGTATAGTTTAGTCTTGATGTTGATTAATGGGGTCAATCCTGTTATGGATATTTTGGCAGCAAAAAGCCCTTATACCTATGGGAAAATTCGAATTTGGGGAACGATTGGCTATGCACTAGGGTCTCAGATGGCTGGTTTAATTTATCGGTATGTCTCTCCGCAGGCCATTTTCATTGTTTTTATCTTAACCATGATTTTGAGCATTTTAGGAGTACTTGGAGTCAATCCAAAGCATGATCCAAAGGAGAAGCTAGAAGGGCAGAAGGAGTCCTATCTAGGGCAGATTTTAAAAAATCGAGTTTATTTCTATTATCTCTTGATTGTCGCTCTCTATTCAGGTGTGGCAAATACGGGGCATACTTATATTCCTTCGATGTTAGAGCACAGTGGGCTGAGTGTCAGTACGGCTACGACGGTCATTGCCCTTGCTGTTATCTGTGAATCACCGCTGATTTTTTATTCTTATTTATTTATGGATAAGGTATCTATGAAAACCTTGCTGTATCTTGGGATAGGTGTTTTGACTCTCCAATATGCTGTCTATGGTTTGGAGTTAGGTTTACTCTCGAAGATTGTGCTAACCTTGATTGCTAAGCACGCCGCTAATATGATTTTAATCATGGTCAATCTCAAGATTGTCGCTAATCTGATTGATGAAAAATATCTGGTGACAGCTCTAGCCTTAGTACAGACCGTTCGTAGCCTAGGGACGATTTTCATTCAAAATATGGCTGGAAATATTGTCGATCAAGCAGGATATAGCACGATGAGCTTCTTTTTAGTCGCGATTCTACTTGTCTCTCTTATGCTTTCTGTCTTTTTGAAAATCCCTAATAATCCAGATAAGAAGTTGTTTAGTTAG
- a CDS encoding IS1182 family transposase, with product MYKEYNTNQFSLELNLAFDLPMTHEARLISLFVDSMPSDVLLEEKSHTGRPAFHPAMLLKMTLFAYARQVFSGRKIVQMNEEVIPMKWLSQDTYVSYKTINNFRSSKHANHLIKTAFIYFTLLMRDNGLIKDEALFIDGTKLEADANLYSFTWKKAVEKYETALNGNISKLYDKLVQEGVDLALSKEECETSDGLKALLEKTEEALDEVEKAIAQEPKVIKGGSANKQKRRRIQKLRNQLKKDYLPRKQRYEEARDTFLGRNSFSKTDHDATFMRMKEDHMMNGQLKPGYNVQAATNGQYVLAYDIFPNPTDTRTLKPFLQSIQTLDLFQNIVADAGYGSEENYRFIMDELEKTPLIPYGMYQKELTKKYKNSAENPANWDYLEETDQFIKPDGVVYSFKNYSRRTDKYGFERDFKIYEADKIQDTLELDQLAKTESGHQKQIHYNPTWNYFKEVIKEQLHSEEGSRIYAKRKIDIEPVFGRLKSIFGVRRVHVRGNQAVQTEVGFLFMSMNLTKLAKYLATKTFKNQKPHCDSFILIVFKMEMTVWFYSEASFCPASN from the coding sequence ATGTATAAAGAGTATAACACAAATCAATTCAGTTTGGAACTAAATCTTGCTTTTGATCTCCCAATGACGCATGAAGCAAGACTGATTAGTTTGTTCGTGGATAGTATGCCAAGTGATGTGCTGCTTGAAGAAAAGTCACATACGGGCCGCCCTGCTTTTCATCCTGCTATGCTCTTAAAAATGACGCTCTTCGCTTATGCCCGTCAGGTCTTTTCTGGTCGTAAAATAGTGCAGATGAACGAAGAAGTTATTCCGATGAAATGGCTCAGTCAAGACACTTATGTTAGCTATAAAACCATCAATAATTTCCGTTCAAGTAAACATGCCAATCACCTGATTAAGACTGCCTTTATTTACTTTACCCTACTCATGCGAGACAATGGTCTGATTAAAGACGAGGCGCTCTTTATCGATGGCACAAAACTAGAGGCCGATGCTAATCTCTATTCTTTCACATGGAAGAAAGCTGTCGAGAAATACGAGACTGCTTTAAATGGAAACATCTCTAAACTCTATGACAAGCTCGTTCAAGAAGGGGTAGATTTAGCCCTCTCAAAAGAAGAATGTGAAACCAGCGATGGACTCAAAGCCCTGCTTGAAAAGACTGAAGAGGCCCTTGATGAAGTGGAAAAAGCAATCGCCCAAGAGCCAAAAGTTATCAAAGGCGGTTCTGCTAATAAACAAAAACGACGTCGCATCCAGAAGCTCCGCAACCAATTGAAAAAAGATTACCTCCCTCGTAAACAGCGCTACGAAGAGGCTAGAGATACTTTTCTAGGACGCAATTCGTTTTCTAAAACAGACCATGACGCTACCTTTATGCGGATGAAAGAGGATCATATGATGAATGGCCAGTTGAAACCTGGTTATAATGTTCAAGCCGCAACCAATGGTCAATACGTTCTTGCTTATGATATCTTTCCCAATCCAACTGATACCAGAACCCTCAAACCCTTCCTCCAATCCATTCAAACATTAGACTTGTTCCAAAACATTGTAGCTGATGCAGGTTATGGTAGCGAGGAGAATTATCGTTTTATTATGGATGAGCTGGAGAAAACACCGCTTATTCCCTATGGCATGTACCAAAAGGAATTAACTAAGAAATATAAGAACAGTGCAGAGAACCCAGCTAACTGGGATTATCTTGAAGAGACAGACCAGTTTATAAAACCAGATGGAGTTGTTTATTCCTTTAAGAACTATTCTCGCCGAACGGACAAGTACGGCTTTGAACGAGATTTCAAAATTTACGAGGCAGATAAGATACAGGACACGCTAGAGCTAGATCAACTTGCCAAAACAGAAAGTGGTCATCAGAAACAAATCCATTATAATCCGACTTGGAATTATTTTAAGGAAGTCATAAAGGAACAATTGCATAGCGAAGAAGGCTCTCGCATCTACGCTAAACGGAAAATCGATATCGAGCCCGTTTTTGGCAGATTGAAGAGTATTTTTGGCGTGCGCAGAGTTCACGTTCGAGGGAATCAAGCTGTCCAAACAGAGGTCGGATTCCTCTTCATGAGTATGAATCTCACAAAATTGGCAAAGTATTTGGCTACTAAAACCTTTAAAAATCAAAAACCACACTGTGATTCTTTCATCTTGATTGTTTTCAAGATGGAAATGACAGTGTGGTTTTATTCTGAAGCGAGTTTTTGCCCAGCCTCTAACTAA
- a CDS encoding competence protein CoiA family protein has translation MLVASDKNGNLVNSLEQESLVGEFFCPFCESPVRVKKGVIMRPHFAHVSLRTCEGYTENESDEHLNLKANLYRWGEGQHELKIEAFLPSIQQIADLLVEEKLALEVQCSSLSVKRLKERTSQYHKAGYQVLWLLGKKLWLKTSLTALQKHFLYFSQNMGFHLWELDQEKEVLRLKYLIHEDLHGLAQYKSKEFPFDKGDLLEVLRSPYQAQEVTSFLAKEDPDICHYIRQQLYYQQPKWMALQAVCYQEGKNLLAMTKDEFYPQVRPIKAQDFCQISQDLESYYENFQAYYQKEPRKNGQILYPPAFYRRILSENMIK, from the coding sequence ATGCTTGTTGCGTCAGATAAAAATGGAAATCTAGTGAATAGTTTGGAGCAAGAGAGTTTAGTCGGGGAGTTTTTCTGCCCTTTTTGTGAGAGTCCTGTGCGGGTTAAGAAAGGGGTTATTATGCGACCGCATTTTGCGCATGTGTCTCTCCGAACTTGTGAGGGCTACACGGAAAATGAAAGTGATGAACATCTGAATCTCAAAGCTAACTTGTATCGTTGGGGAGAGGGGCAGCACGAGCTAAAGATTGAAGCATTCTTACCCAGCATCCAGCAGATTGCAGACCTTTTAGTGGAGGAAAAGCTTGCACTTGAAGTCCAGTGTAGCTCGCTAAGCGTGAAACGTTTAAAAGAGCGGACTAGCCAGTACCATAAGGCGGGCTATCAAGTCCTATGGCTTTTGGGTAAAAAATTGTGGCTCAAAACATCGCTTACTGCTTTGCAAAAACACTTCCTTTATTTTAGTCAAAATATGGGCTTTCATCTTTGGGAATTAGACCAAGAAAAAGAAGTGTTGCGGCTCAAATATCTGATTCATGAGGATTTACATGGTTTAGCTCAATATAAGAGCAAGGAGTTTCCTTTTGACAAAGGAGATTTGCTAGAGGTCTTACGCTCTCCTTATCAAGCGCAGGAAGTGACTAGTTTTCTCGCCAAAGAAGATCCAGATATTTGCCACTACATCCGCCAGCAACTCTACTATCAGCAACCCAAATGGATGGCGTTACAAGCTGTTTGTTACCAAGAGGGGAAGAATTTATTAGCCATGACTAAGGATGAATTTTATCCACAGGTCAGACCTATCAAAGCTCAAGATTTCTGTCAGATTTCCCAAGATTTAGAGAGTTATTATGAGAATTTTCAAGCTTACTACCAAAAAGAGCCGCGCAAAAATGGTCAAATTCTCTATCCACCAGCCTTTTATCGGAGGATTTTATCCGAAAATATGATAAAATAG
- the pepF gene encoding oligoendopeptidase F, with protein sequence MAKQRNEIEEKYTWDLTTVFPSDEAWEEELASLSADVTSAKSLEGHLLDSATSLLVTTDTYMTLSRRLEKLYVYASMKNDQDTREAKYQEYQAKASSLYSDFGQTFAFYEPEFMQITAEAYAAFLKEEEGLSLYAHFFDRLLKAKEHVLSQREEELLAGASEIFGAASETFAILDDADLVFPLVRDEDGDEVQLSHGNYITLVESKDRKVRKEAYEAMYSVYEQYQHTYAKTLQTNVKVQNYRAKVRHYKSAREAALANNFIPESVYDSLVSAVHKHLPLLHRYMKLRAKILGLSDLKMYDVYTPLSEVDYKFSYEEALAKSEEVLAILGDDYLSRVKKAFSERWIDVHENQGKRSGAYSGGSYDTNAFMLLNWQDTLDNLYTLVHETGHSMHSSYTRETQPYVYGDYSIFLAEIASTTNENILTEKLLEEVSDDYTRFAILNHFLDGFKGTVFRQTQFAEFEHAIHQADQNGEVLTSEYLNNLYGNLNEKYYGLKKEDNPEIQYEWARIPHFYYNYYVFQYATGFSAASALAEKIVHGRPEDKEAYLNYLKAGNSDYPLNVIKKAGVDMEKEDYLDAAFAVFERRLDEFEALVEKLGLI encoded by the coding sequence ATGGCAAAACAAAGAAATGAAATCGAAGAAAAATATACTTGGGATTTAACGACTGTTTTTCCGAGTGATGAAGCTTGGGAGGAGGAGTTGGCGAGTCTTTCGGCTGATGTTACTTCTGCAAAGAGCTTAGAAGGGCATTTGCTTGATTCAGCTACGAGCTTGCTTGTAACGACAGATACCTATATGACGCTGTCACGTCGCTTGGAAAAGCTCTATGTCTATGCGTCAATGAAAAATGACCAAGATACACGCGAAGCGAAATACCAAGAATATCAAGCAAAGGCTAGCAGTTTATACAGTGATTTTGGTCAAACCTTTGCCTTTTATGAGCCAGAATTCATGCAGATTACAGCAGAAGCCTATGCTGCTTTCTTGAAAGAAGAAGAGGGATTATCGCTCTACGCTCACTTTTTTGATCGTTTGTTAAAAGCAAAGGAGCACGTTTTATCTCAGCGTGAAGAGGAGTTGCTTGCAGGAGCTAGTGAGATTTTTGGTGCTGCGAGTGAGACTTTTGCGATTTTAGACGATGCAGACCTTGTTTTTCCACTGGTTCGTGATGAAGACGGAGACGAGGTGCAGCTCTCTCATGGCAATTACATCACCTTGGTCGAGTCTAAAGACCGCAAGGTTCGAAAAGAGGCGTATGAAGCGATGTATAGTGTTTATGAGCAGTATCAGCACACTTATGCAAAGACGCTTCAAACCAATGTCAAGGTGCAAAATTACCGTGCGAAGGTGCGTCACTATAAGAGTGCGCGTGAGGCGGCTTTAGCAAACAACTTCATTCCTGAAAGTGTGTACGATAGCTTAGTATCTGCGGTTCATAAACATCTGCCGCTCTTGCATCGCTATATGAAGTTGCGTGCGAAGATCCTTGGTTTGTCTGACTTAAAAATGTATGATGTCTACACACCATTATCAGAGGTAGATTACAAATTTAGCTATGAAGAGGCTTTAGCGAAGTCAGAGGAAGTTTTGGCAATTTTGGGAGATGACTATCTTTCTCGTGTGAAAAAAGCCTTCTCAGAACGCTGGATTGATGTTCATGAGAATCAAGGAAAACGCTCAGGCGCTTACTCTGGTGGTTCTTATGATACCAATGCCTTCATGCTCTTAAACTGGCAAGATACGCTAGATAATCTATACACCTTGGTACATGAGACAGGTCATAGTATGCATTCCAGCTACACAAGAGAGACACAGCCTTATGTCTATGGCGATTACTCTATTTTCCTAGCGGAAATTGCGTCCACAACCAATGAAAATATCTTAACGGAGAAATTACTGGAAGAAGTGAGTGATGATTATACTCGTTTTGCGATTTTGAATCATTTCTTAGATGGTTTTAAAGGAACGGTGTTCCGTCAAACGCAATTTGCCGAGTTTGAACATGCCATTCATCAAGCAGACCAAAACGGTGAAGTCTTGACGAGCGAATACCTCAATAATCTCTATGGAAATCTGAACGAGAAATATTACGGTCTCAAAAAAGAAGACAATCCAGAAATCCAGTACGAATGGGCAAGAATTCCGCATTTCTACTATAACTACTATGTCTTCCAATACGCGACAGGGTTCTCTGCAGCCTCAGCCTTGGCAGAAAAGATTGTCCACGGTCGTCCAGAGGATAAGGAAGCCTACCTTAATTACCTCAAGGCAGGAAATTCTGATTATCCGCTAAATGTTATTAAAAAAGCAGGCGTGGATATGGAAAAAGAGGACTATCTCGACGCAGCCTTTGCTGTTTTTGAACGCCGTCTGGATGAGTTTGAAGCGTTAGTAGAAAAGTTGGGTTTGATCTAA
- a CDS encoding O-methyltransferase — protein MVESYSKNANHNMRRPVVKEEIVDFMRTRQKQVSGGLKELETFARKENIPIIPHETVAYFRFLLESLAPQDILEIGTAIGFSALLMAEHAPKAKITTIDRNPEMIGLAKENFARYDLRKQITLLEGDAVDILGTLEDTYDFVFMDSAKSKYVVFLPEVLKRLKSGGIIVIDDVFQGGDVAKDITDVRRGQRTIYRGLHSLFEETLDVDNLTVTLVPLGDGILMIRKNEA, from the coding sequence ATGGTAGAGTCGTATAGTAAAAATGCAAACCACAACATGCGTCGTCCAGTTGTGAAAGAAGAGATTGTGGATTTTATGCGGACGCGGCAAAAGCAGGTTTCAGGTGGTTTAAAAGAGCTTGAAACCTTTGCTCGCAAGGAAAATATCCCCATTATTCCGCATGAAACAGTGGCTTATTTTCGCTTTCTCTTAGAGAGCTTAGCCCCTCAAGATATTTTAGAAATTGGGACAGCGATTGGATTTTCTGCTCTGTTGATGGCAGAACATGCTCCCAAAGCTAAGATTACAACTATTGATCGCAATCCTGAGATGATTGGCTTGGCCAAGGAAAATTTTGCTCGCTATGATCTTAGAAAGCAAATCACCTTGTTAGAAGGAGATGCGGTAGATATTCTAGGAACGCTTGAGGATACCTATGATTTTGTCTTTATGGATTCTGCCAAGTCCAAATATGTCGTCTTTTTGCCGGAAGTCTTGAAACGCTTGAAATCAGGTGGTATTATCGTGATTGATGATGTATTTCAAGGTGGTGATGTGGCAAAGGATATCACAGATGTCAGACGTGGTCAGCGGACCATTTATCGCGGGCTTCATAGCTTGTTTGAGGAGACACTGGATGTGGACAATCTGACTGTGACCTTGGTTCCTTTAGGGGATGGAATTCTCATGATTCGTAAGAATGAAGCGTGA